In the Neospora caninum Liverpool complete genome, chromosome Ia genome, one interval contains:
- a CDS encoding putative profilin family protein — MSDWDPVVKEWLVDTGYCCAGGIANAEDGVVFAAAADDDDGWSKLYKEDHEEDTIGEDGNVNGKVTVNEASTIKAAVDDGSAPNGVWIGGQKYKVVRPEKGFEYNDCTFDITMCARSKGGAHLIKTPNGSIVIALYDEEKEQDKGNSRTSALAFAEYLHQSGY; from the exons ATGTCGGACTGGGATCCCGTTGTCAAGGAGTGGCTTGTTGACACGGGCTACTGCTGCGCAGGCGGCATTGCAAAT GCCGAGGACGGTGTGGTTttcgctgcggcggcggATGACGATGACGGATGGTCAAAGTTGTACAAGGAGGACCACGAGGAGGACACAATCGGAGAGGACGGCAACGTGAACGGCAAGGTGACGGTCAATGAGGCCTCCACCATTAAAGCTGCAGTTGATGATGGCAGCGCCCCGAATGGCGTTTGGATTGGCGGCCAAAAGTATAAAGTTGTCCGACCT GAGAAAGGATTCGAGTACAACGACTGCACCTTCGACATCACCATGTGTGCACGATCCAAGGGTGGTGCGCACCTGATCAAGACTCCGAATGGCTCTATTGTCATCGCCCTCTACGAtgaggagaaggagcagGACAAAGGGAACAGCAGGACGTCGGCCTTGGCAT